CGGCCACATCAGCCCCGCGCCTGCCTCGACCACGCCACGCTCCCGATCCACCTCCCCGAGCTCCTTCAGCCCGCTACAATCTAACAGCAGCGTACCCTCGCCGAATTGCTGGCCGCCCATCGCGTGGCGGGCACCGCAGATGGAAATCTCGCGACCGTGAAGCGCCGCATCGCGAATCAGCTCCGCGACCTCGGCCCCGGATCGCGGGCGGTGAACTTGCGCGACCCGCACCGGATTGAGCCGCGAGTGGACGTCGTTGCAGAGGAGGTCATCGGTCATGGTATCAGAAGGGGAATGGGTTCGCAGAGGCAAAGGCACTCGCCCCGGGCGAGCGAAAGTTCACCGGCACCGCGCGGATTCAGGATCTCCCTGCGCAGCGTTTCGTGATCGGCGAGCAGACGCGGGATGAGTCCGAGGGGCTTCAGAAAGCCATCGAGCTCCGCCCGCGTGCAGCCCCAGCGGAAGGGCTCCTTTCGCCAGCGCAGCCAGCGGCGGATCCACGAACTCTCACCGCGGAAGCCGAGCGAGCCGTCATCCGCCCGCTCCATGAAGGTGAAGATCACACAGCCCCGCGGTCCCGCGATCCGCCCGCAGGAGGCCAGCAACTCGGCGACCCGCGAGGGCTCCAGGTACATCGTCAGCCCCTCGACGATTACCACCGCGGGCCGCTCGGGATCAAAGGACGGGCATTTCGCCAACATCGCCTCCGGCAGCTCGGCGGCGAGGTCCGTCGGCAGCAGATGAAAGGCCACCGCCGCTCCCGGCGCGCCTCGCTTCGACCGCTGGGTGGCCGGGTGATCGAGCTCGAAGCACCGCAGTTCCCGGTCCTCTTGGCACAGGCGCCAGCCGAGCGAATCGTAGCCGGCCCCGAGCACCACGAGC
This genomic interval from Luteolibacter arcticus contains the following:
- a CDS encoding class I SAM-dependent methyltransferase codes for the protein MNPDSPSDTATLIARCVLLSASVGGHAPLLASGEEEAVGGFLGSRARRGWFAFMARYRWTRWCLMAAERVLLNGISAHYLVRKRWIEREARQALAGHGTRQLVVLGAGYDSLGWRLCQEDRELRCFELDHPATQRSKRGAPGAAVAFHLLPTDLAAELPEAMLAKCPSFDPERPAVVIVEGLTMYLEPSRVAELLASCGRIAGPRGCVIFTFMERADDGSLGFRGESSWIRRWLRWRKEPFRWGCTRAELDGFLKPLGLIPRLLADHETLRREILNPRGAGELSLARGECLCLCEPIPLLIP